From Humidesulfovibrio mexicanus:
GACGGCCTGGGCTTCGACATCATGCTGGCGCGCGAAGACCGCCCCCCCTTCTCCATCCGGAAGGAGGACGAGCTGTTCCTGTACGGGCGTATGCCCCTGTGGGTGTTCTGGAAGGGAAATTTCCATCCCGTGCAGACCGGGCTGGACCCGGAACTCATCCAGGAGATGGTCGAGCAGGCCCCCATCGTGCCCCACGCCGACATCTCCGAATACCTTGACCGGGTCTGGACGCGCATCCCCGTGAGCGACCTCTACGGCCAGGAGGACTTCCTGGAGCGCATGGGCCCCATCTTCCAGCCTGCCGAGTTCAACCCCAAGCTGTTCCTGGACGAGGAAGGCAGCCTCTTGGTGCTCAAGATCCAGTGCATCTACGAAACCGAGCACGGCGAGGTGACGCTCCCCGGCCCCAACCCGGATCTGCAGACCGGCAGCTACCGCTTCGCGGACAAGAGCTACCTCATCCGCCGCGCCCAGGACGAAGAAAAAGTCCTGTTCGCCGAGCTGCAGCACATGGGTTTCCAGCCTCGCAGCAACCATACCTGGTTCATGGAGCAGGAAGCGGCCATCAACTTCCTGCTCGACTTCTACCCCATGCTGGTGGAGGGGTACCGCGTCTACGGCGAACAGAACCTGGCCCGCTACAAGGTGCGCCTGACCAAGCCCGTCATCAATGCCGAGGTAAAGAGCGACGAGGAAAACAAGTGGTTCACCCTTGATCTCACCGTACAGTACGACGACCAGAAGGTGCCCATCGAGGACATCTGGAAGGCCTGGGTGCAAAAGAAACGCTACGTGCAGCTGAAGGACGGCTCCTACACCAGCCTTCCCGAATCCTGGCTGCGCAAGCTGGGGCACAAGCTCAAGGCACTGGGCTTCGATCCGGAAAAGCCGCCCCAGAAGCAGTTCCAGCAGTTCGAGGCCCCGGTGCTGGACAATCTGCTGGACGACATGCCCGGCGCCAAGACCGACTCCTATTTCGTGAAGCTGCGCGAAAAAATCAGCAACTTCCAGCAAATTCGCCAGATCCCCCCCCCGCGCGGCCTGAACGCCACCCTGCGCCCCTATCAGGTGCTGGGGCTTTCCTATCTGAACTTCCTGCGCGAGTATGGCTTCGGCGGCATCCTGGCCGATGAAATGGGCCTGGGCAAGACCGTACAGACCCTGTCCTTCGTGCTCTCGCTCATCGAACGCGGCGCCTCGGGCCCCTGTCTCATCGTGGTGCCCACCTCGGTGCTGCCCAACTGGGAGCGCGAGGCCGCGAAGTTTGTGCCCAGCCTGCGGCGGCTGACCATCTACGGCGCCAAGCGCGAGGATCTCTTCGCCCGCATCAAGGACTCGGACATCATCATCACCACCTACGCCCTGCTGCGCCGGGACCTGGAGGAGTTGTCCAAGTACAAGTACATGGCGGTCATCCTGGACGAGGCCCAAAACATAAAGAACCCGAACACCATCACGGCCCGCAGCGTGCGCAGGCTCGATGCGGACATGCGCCTGTGCCTCTCGGGCACGCCCATCGAAAACAACCTTTTCGAGCTTTGGAGCCTGTTCGAGTTCCTCATGCCGGGTTTTTTGGGCTCGCAGCACGCCTTCCAGCGCGGCATCGTGAAGCCCATCAAAGACGCCGACGAGGAGACCCTCAACTACTTGCGAAGCCGGGTGAAACCCTTCATCCTGCGGCGCACGAAGAACGAGGTGGCCAAGGATTTGCCGCCAAAAATCGAGACCACGCACTACTGCGAATTGGCGGACGAGCAGCGTGACCTTTACGGCGCGCTGGCAGCCAAGCTCAAGGAGCAGGTGCTCAAGGACGTGGACGAAAAGGGGCTTGCCAAGAGCCAGATGTCCATCCTCGACGCGCTGCTGAAGCTGCGGCAGATATGCTGCCATCCAAGGCTGTTGAAGCTCGACATCCCTGGCATCAACACCAATCTGCCCTCAGGCAAGTTCGACGCCTTCAAGGACCTCGTGACGGACATCGTGGAGGGCGGACACAAGGTGCTGGTGTTCTCGCAGTTCGTGCAGATGCTGCACATCATCCGCTCCTGGCTGCAGATACGCGAGGTGCCCTTCGCCTATCTCGACGGCTCCAGCAAGGACCGTTTCGACCAGGTGGACCGCTTCAACGACAATCCGGACATCCCCATCTTCCTCATCTCGCTGAAGGCGGGCGGAACAGGCTTGAACCTCACCAGCGCCGACTACGTCATCCACTACGACCCCTGGTGGAACCCGGCCGTGGAGAACCAGGCCACGGACCGCACCCATCGCATCGGCCAGAAGCGGCAGGTCTTCGCCTACAAGATGATCTGCCAGAACACCGTGGAGGAAAAGATCCTCAAACTGCAGGAGATGAAGAAGGACGTGGCCGAGGCCATCATCCCCGGTCAATCCGCCTTCAAGACCCTCACCCGCGACGACCTGGAGATGCTGTTTGACGTGTAGCGCGCAGGACGGGTGCCATCAGACATGAATGCATTGACCTTTCAGTGTGTGCGCCTTTTCGACAGGGCGCAGGCCGCAGTGGAGTCTGAAAAGACGCGGCGCAGGGTGGGCAAAGGGCTCATCTTCTTCTTTCTGGCTTCGCTCTCGCTCATTGAATTGAACACCCTGGGCCTGCTCCCGGAGGCGATCGGGGCCCATGTCTCCCTGAACCGCTTCCATTCCGTGACGCAGACCTTTACGCTTGTGCTCATGCTTGAGGTGGTCGACCTTGTGTTCGCGCTGCCGCGTTCCACCTCGCGCGCCGTGGCCAAGCAGTTCGAACTGCTGGCCCTCATCCTGCTGCGCAACGCCTTCAAGGAACTCACGTACCTGCCCGTGCCCATTGAGGTCATGGGCCATACCGATGTGCTCATCCGCATCGGCGTGAACGGAACCGGAGCGCTTGCCGTATTCGTGCTGCTTGGCGTCTACAAGTACGCCCAACGCTGCGCCCCGCGCCACTGGGCGCCAGACATCCTGGCGAAATTCATCGCTGCGAAGAAGCTGGTGGCACTGCTGCTCCTGGCCGCGCTCATTTTCATGGGATTGTTGAACATATTCTTCCTGCTGCGCCACGAGCCCCTGCTCGACATTTTCCACGACTTCTACACGCTGCTCATCTTCACCGACCTTCTCATCGTGCTTATTGCGCAACGTTACATGCCGGAATTCCATGCCATATTCCGCAACTCCGGGTTTGCGCTCTCAACGCTGTTCATCCGCCTTGCCCTCACCGCCGATGCCTTCCTCTCTGTCATTCTCGGAGTCGGGGCAATGCTCTTCGCTCTGGGCCTCACCTTCGCATCCAACCGGTTTTACGCCATCACCGCCAGTACCCAGGGGGCCTCATGTCTGGGCAGGGATTCTCAAAAATAGGGCAAAGCGACAAAAAGCGCCTCTACGGCCCACGGGCATTGCTGGTGTGCGGCTATGCCGCCTCCGAGCAGGACCGCCTCTTGGACATGCTGGAGCGCTTCCGACTTGAGGACATCTCCGTGGTGTTCGCCACCGGGGCTGAGGCCGATACGCTTGTGCGCCAAGTCCTCGAACGGCCTTCCGGGCACGGCCGGGGAGAGGACAGCCCCCTGCCCAGGGCGGTGGTGCTCTCCGGCATCACGGAAAAAGAGCTCTCCACAATCATGGCCGCCTGGAGGCACCTTGGCCTGCCCAGACAAAACTGGGCCACCCTCACCCCTTCCTCCGAAAGCTGGCCGCTGATGGATCTGTTGGCCGAACTCGACGCTGAACGCATTGCGCTCAACCGCCCACGCTGACCCCACCAGAATACGCCGACACATCAATCAAGACAGCACCACCATCGACGACAACAAATACTTAAGTTTTTTGTTGCAGAAACGTTACACCATACGTATTCTGCAACAAGCGTAGCATATTCGGCGCAGGGTCACCCCAAGCGCAGCAGTACGCAAGCCCAGTTCCCAACCCCTGGAGGCGTCATGAAACTTGGACTTCGATCAAAACTGCTGTCCCCCACCATCATCGCGGTCATCGTCAGCATGGCCTTGGCCGGCTTCTTCTCCGCCAAGACTGCTTCGGACCAGCTCTGGAACGAACTTGAGAACTCCTCCAGGCTCCTGGCCGCCAATCTCACCAGCGCGGCGGGGTCGTTCGCGGGGAACGTGCGTGGGGCCGTGCTCCTGCAGGCCAACAGCGACCGCGTGCGAAAGGCGCTGACGGATCCCACGCCTGAACACATCGAGGATGCGCGCAAAGTGCTTTTGGACCTTCGCGACTACGATGAATCCGTGCAGGGGGTGAACGTCCTCGACGCCAAAGGTGAAGTGGTCTTCGGAGACGACCCCAAAGCCAAGGGCAATTTCGCAGACCGGGGCTACTTCAAGAAGGCCATCAAGGGCGAGGCCAACATCTCCGAGCCCGTCATCAGCCGCGTGACCAACAAACCGGTGTTCATGGCGGCCGCGCCCATCAAGCAGGGCGAAAAGATCCTGGGCATCATTTACGCCCGCGTAGACCTGGCCAAGTTCTCGGAGAACATGGTGGACCCGGTGAAGGTGGGCCAAAGCGGCTACGCCTACATGGTCAGCGACACGGGCCTGGTCTTCAGCCACCCGGACAAGGAGACCATCCTCAAGGTCAACATCTCCGAAACCGACTGGGGCAAGCAGGTTATGGGCAAGGATTCCGGGACGGTGAGCTACAATTGGGAAGGGGTGACCCGCACATCCGTCTTTTCGCGCGACAAGACGACCGGATGGCGGGCCATCATTTCCATCAGCTCGCACGACATTGAAAAGGCCACAGGCAGCGTACGCAATTCCAGCCTGCTCTTCGGCGTGCTGGGCATTGCGCTGGTATGCGCGGCCATCGTGTTCATCCTGAACAAGGTGCTCAAGGACCTGGACAAGAGCGTCGGCTTTGCCGAGGCCGTGGCCGCAGGCGACCTGGGCCAGACCCTGGACATGCACCGCGACGACGAGCTTGGCCGACTGTCCGATTCGTTGCGCAAGATGGTCGAAAGCCTCAAGGGCATGATCAGCCAGGCGCAGGACAAGACCATGGAGGCTGAACGACAGACAGAGCTTGCCAGAGTCGCCACGGAGGAGGCCCAGCAAGCCAAGGCCGAAGCGGAACGCGCCAAGCGCGAGGGGATGCTGCACGCCGCGCAGCAGCTTGAAGGCATTGTCGAGGTGGTCACCTCGGCCTCCACCGAACTGTCCTCGCAAATCGAGGAATCGAGCCGAGGCGCGGAGAACCAGGCCGCCAGGGTGAGCGAGACGGCCACCGCGATGGAGGAAATGACCGCCACTGTGCTTGAGGTGGCGAAAAACGCCGGAGAAGCGGCTGAAACAGCCGGCAGCGCCCGCACCAAGGCGCAAAGCGGGGCGCACATCGTCAGCCGGGTGGTCACAAGCATGAGCGATGTCCAGACCCAGTCCAACCAGCTCAAGGACGACATGGCCAAGCTGGGCAAGCAGGCCGAAGACATCGGCCGCATTATGACCGTCATTACCGACATCGCCGACCAGACCAACCTGCTTGCGTTGAACGCCGCCATCGAGGCGGCGCGCGCGGGCGACGCCGGACGCGGCTTCGCTGTGGTCGCCGACGAGGTGCGCAAGCTCGCGGAAAAGACCATGCAGGCCACCAAGGAAGTGGGCGAGGCAATCGCGGTCATCCAGCACAGCACGCGCGTCAACGTGGAGAACGTGGACAAGAGCGTGCGCCTCATCGAAACGACCACCGGCCTTGCCGAGGAGTCGGGAGCGGCACTGGCGGAAATCGTAAGCCTCGTGGACGCGGCCTCGGACCAGGTGCGTTCCATCGCCACGGCAAGCGAGGAACAGTCTTCCGCCAGCGAGGAAATCAACCGCTCCATCGAGGAGGTGAACATCATCTCCTCCGAGACCTCACAGGCCATGGGAGAGGCGGCCAAGGCCGTCAGCGAACTGGCCGAACAGTCCCAGATGCTCCAAAAGCTCATCGCCAAGCTGGAGCAGGACGGACGCGGCTAGAACCGACACAATGTCGGGCCGGGGCGCATCGCACGCCCCGGCCCGACAATTCGTGGTCCGCACCTCTCCGTGACGGGGCTAATCAGGCAAAGCCCCCCGCACCCCGCGCACAAACCAACGCATGGTCAGCAGTTCCTGGTCGGACGCCCTGCCCCCGGCGGCTATGCGCACCCTCCCGGCCTGGTCGGATACGGGGCCTGCGAAACTCATGTCCTTGCCCCGCGCCATGCGGTCCTTCTCGGCGCACACCTTCGCGGCGATTTTTTCTGGCACTGCCTTGCCAAAAGGAGCCAGCCCCACGGCTCCAGACTCGAAGCCGACGAACAGGTCGCCGCTTTTCCACGTTCCGGCGCGCACACGGCGCACAATATCCACATACAGCGGCCCCCACTCGAAGGTGGTGGAGGTGAGCGCGCAGTCGGCGCCATGGCTTGCGGCATCCGTGCCGTAGCCGATGGCTGGCGTGCCGAGGGAACAGGCGGTCCGGGCGGAGTCTGGCGTATCCGCCATCTGGCGCACCAGCTCCACGCCGGAGGCGACCAGTTCGCGGGCCAGACGCGCCTCGCCGTCGGCATTGCGCCAGGACTTGAGCCAGACCACGGTGTTCAACCTGTCCGCATCGTGCTTGACGCCTGCTTCGCGCAGGCCGCGGGACAATCCCAAGGTGAAGGCGTTGATGCCGCGCACGACCTCGGGGATGGGCTGCGTGGCCACTGTGCCCACGTTGCGGTACCCCATAAGCCCGGCCAGATACCCAGCAAGGTATTCGCCCTGTTCGATGCGCGCCATGTAGACCCCAAGGTTGGGGCGCGTCTTGACTCCGCTGCAGTGCATGAACACAACGCCGGGAAACTCGGCTGCGACGGCATTGATGGCATCCATGTGCTGGAACGTCGTGCCGAAGATCAGCTGGTTGCCCTGTCGCGCGAACCGCCTGAACACCGCCTTCGCCTGTGCGGTGTCCACAACGTTTTCGGCAAGGGAGACCTCCACCTCCTGTCCCATTTCGCGCCTGAGCTGCTCAATGGCCTTGGCGTGGGCGGCGGTCCAGCCCTGGTCGTCAACCTCGCCCAAAAGCGCAAAGGCGACCTTGGTGGGCGCTCCGGGGTTAGCCCCTTGCCCCTGGGCCAGCGCAGGAGCGCACAGCACGACACACACAGCCAACCGGGCAAGCAAAAGGACCACACGCATGGGGGAGCCTCCTGTTCAGGGGGAATGCAGGATGTTTCACTGGGGCCTCAAGACCAAAGTGAGGAATGCCTACGAGAAAGCCGCGCGGGGGCGGCTGCCGCCGCCGCTAGCGCACAAGGTCGCGGTCTACGTAATTTTGCGGCTGGCCATCAGGGTTGGCGATGGTGTGCGGAACACCGGTAAGCTTGGTGGAGACGGTAGGCTTCACGCCGCCGCCGGGGGTGTGCCGGAGCTGGGGCAACAGGGCGCGGGTGTTGCTGTTTACCGGAATCGTCCAGGTGTGCGCCCCCAGGAGCAACCCGCTGTCAAGCGTGGCGACCTGTGCGGAGACATAAATGATCTGCGGCGTGACGAGATAGGTTCCGGTCATGAGGCAGGGCCGCGGCTCGTTTGGACCATAGGAACGCTTTGCGGGGGCGGGTTCGCCCTCAGCGGGCTTGGGGGCGCGCGGCGGCTGGCCCCTGGTCATCATGAAGGTGCGCTGGGTAAGCCGCGCCGCCACTTGCTCGGCCACCAGGGCGCCAAAGGGCGACGGGTCGCCCAGGTCCACCCGGTTGGTGAAGGGCTCGAAGTAGATGGGGGAACGCTTGTTCAAATCGGGCAGGAACTGCCCCACCATCATGTCGGCCGCATCGAAGTTGATGTCGGCCAGAGGGGTCTTGTCCTCGACAAAGAGCTCGGTCGTGGTTGGCCGGGTGCCCAGAATGTCGTTCTTTGCATCCACAGCAGTGCGCTTGAGGGAGGAATAGTACGAGGTGCCGGGGTTGCCGCAGCCGACAACCGCCAGCCCCGCCAGCAGGATCACTATGCAGGGCAATATGCTCAAACGCGCTGTATTCATGGTGTCCCCACCGTTGCGGCCAGAGAGGGGGATCACCCCTGCCCGTCACCGGTCTTGACTGCGTATCGTACGGCTTTGAAGAAAACTTTACGCCTTGCCGTATTCCGTGTCCAGTTCCGGGCTGGCTGCAAGGGCTTCCAGCAGCCGGACAAGCTGCTCCGATGCGCGCGCGGCCGTGGCCAGCACGGCCTCGTGGCTGATTTCCTCCATGCAGTCCGGCGAATTCTTGTTGGTCAGGCAGCTGACGCCAAGCAGTCTGACCCCCATGTGCCGCGCGGCGATGGCCTCCATTACCGTGCTCATCCCTATGGCATCGGCGCCAAGCCGCCGATAAGCCCTTGTCTCGGCGGGCGTCTCCAGACTGGGACCGGGAACCTGGACGTAGACGCCGCGTTCGACCAGCAAGCCGAGACGCGCGGCCTTGCGCCGGGCGAGGGCGAGCAGGCCTGGACACCAGGCGCGGCCCATGTCCGGAAAGCGCGGTCCAAAGGCGCCATTATTCGGCCCGGTGAGGGGATTTTGGCCGGTCATGTTGATGTGGTCGGTGATCAGCATGAGACCGCCAGCAGAAAACAGCGGGTTCAAGGCTCCGGCGGCGTTGGTCAGCACCAGGGTGCGCACGCCAAGCTGGGCCAGGGCGCGCACGGGCAGGCACACCTCGGCTGGGGTCTTGCCCTCGTACAGGTGCACGCGGCCGCACAGCGCCAGCACGGGCCGCCCGGCCAGCAGGCCCGAGCGCAGAAAACCGTCATGCCCTGCAACGCCGGAAAGGGGCATTCCGGGAATGTCGGCGTAGGGAATGTCCAGGCGGTGCGCAATGGCCTCGGCCACCGGGCCAAGGCCTGATCCAAGGATCAGACCCAATGTTCCGGCTTGAATATTCCCTAGCTTCTCGCGTATGAGTCGGCTAATGCTTGTGACGGCATCCTGGTGATTCACGTCTGCGCCCCCCTCGGCCGCGTGATGCAGCCACATGCCCAATAGCCCAACTGGACATCCTCTTACAAGCCGGGGAAGGCGCGCCATATGGATTTCGCTACACTGCTAGGACTCTTGTCGGGCATGGCCCTGGTGGTCTCCGCCATCGTCATGGGCGGAGATGTCAACATCTTTATCGATGTTCCCTCATTGATGATCGTCTTCGGCGGCACCTTCGGCACCATTTTCGTGGCCTTCCCGTTCGAGGAAGTGCGCCAAGCCCTGAAGGCGGGGTTCACGGCCTTCTCCTCCCGCAAGGTCCAGGTGCGCGAAGTTGTCAACATCATGGTCAAAATCGCGGAAATCAGCCGTCGCGAAGGCCTTATCGCCCTTGAAAACGTCAAAACGGAAAACATGGTGCTCAAGAAGGCCTGTCAGCTCATCGCCGACAACGCCGACCCAGCCCTCATCCGCACCACCCTGGCCATCGAAATCACGTCCATGAAGCGCCGCCACAAGGTCGGCGAGGAAGTGTTCAAACGGTTGGGAAGCTTGGCGCCTTCCTTCGGAATGCTTGGAACGCTCATCGGCCTGGTGCAAATGCTGGCCAATCTGAACGATCCCAAAGCCATCGGCCCGGCAATGGCCGTGGCCATCATCACCACCTTCTATGGCTCCACCCTGGCAACGGTCATCTTCCTGCCCATCGCCACAAAACTCAAGGCCAGAACATTGCAAGAGGAACTGCACCTGGAGGTCATCTTCGAGGGCGCAAAATCCATCCTGGAAAACAACAATCCCATGCTCGTATACGAGAAGCTCTCGTCCTTCCTGGCTCCGAAAGAGAGGAAATAGGCCATGAGCGAAGACTACGAACGCGAAGAAGAAGAGGAGCAGTCCGATTCCGCAGAATGGTTGATAACCTTCTCGGACCTGACCATGCTGCTTCTGGTCTTCTTCATCATGCTCTACGCCATGAGCACGCCGGACCCCACGAAGGTCACCAACGCCTTGCAGGCCGTGACCCAGGCCTTGAGCGGCAAGGAAAGCAAGCTCGCCACCAGCACCATCAGCCGCGAGGAAGCAGGGGTGCTGCTTGATCAGGTGCTGCTGAACAAACAGATACAAATCGCCCAGCAAAAGGTCTTTTCCGACGTAAAATACCTGCAGACGAAAAAAGGCCTGGAGGGACTGGTGGGCGCCAATTTCGAAGACGGCGTCATCACCATCCGCGCCCCAGGAGACGTGCTCTTCGCCTCCGGCGACGTGACTCTTACGCCCAAGGGCCGCGAGGTCATCGAGGCGTTGAAGGACTTCTTCGCCCAGCATCCGGACCAGACCATCAACATCCGCGGCTACACAGACGACCGACTGCCCATGGCCGGCTCACGCTTCCGCGACAACTGGGAGGTCTCCAGCCTGCGGGCGGTGAACGTGCTGCGCGTGCTCATGGAGATGGGAATCGAGCCCAAACGCCTCACTTCAACGGGGCTGGCCGACATCAACCCGCTATTCCCCAATACGACGGACGAATACCGCGCGCAAAACCGCAGGGTCGAATTCGTGCTGGAGAAGCGCGTGACGGGAAAATAGGGCGGCCCCAACCGTTCCGGACGCCGCAGTGACCTGAATACAACGTTGCGAGGACGAGCATGGACTTTGACATCAAGATGGACGGCGACGACAAGCTCAGGCAGGCCTTCCGCACCCGCGTTCCCGGGCTGGATGTCCGCGTGGTGACCCAAAACGGCCCGCGGGAATTCCCCGTAAGCGACATCAGCGCCTCCGGGTTCGCCTTCAGCGACTCCCCCCGCGGCTACAGCCCGGGCATGGTGCTTTCCTTCGACCTGCTGCTGTCCAAGCGCCTGTTTCTGGGCGACCTCAAGGCCAAGGTCATGCGCATCATCGGGGAGAAAGGCATCATCGGCTGCACATTCATGGAAATGGAACGCAGGCAGGAAATCAAGCTCGACAAGCTTGTGCTTGAGGTCCAGAAGCGGCTCATCGAACTGCGCAAGGCCAAGCGCGAAGCGGGCGGCTAGGTCGCCAGTGCCGCAACACCGCATCCTCATCGCCAACCGGGGCGAGATCGCCATGCGCATCATGCTGGCGTGCGAACGCCTCGGGCACGAGTTTATTTGCGTGCATACCCAGCCCGACGCCGCCAGCGGCCATGTGCAGCTGGCGCGCGAACGCGGTGGGCCGAAATGCCTCGTCCGCATCCGCTCCTACCAGGACGCCAGCGAGTTGTTCGCCGTTGCGGACGCCTTTGGGGCCACGGCCGTCCATCCCGGCTACGGTTTCTTCGCCGAGGACTTCCGCTTTGCGCGCAGGGCGGTGAAACGCGACCGCCCGCTCATCTTCATCGGTCCGTCCTGGGAGGTCATCCGCGACCTGGGTGACAAGATCAACACCAAACGCATCGCCCGCACCCTTGGCGTGCCCACCATCCCCGGCTCGGACCGACCCATTTTCGACGAGATGGAGGCAGCGGAAATGGCCGAGGCCATCTTCGCCTTCCAGGCCGACCAGGGCATTGCCGAAGGCTGCGTGCTGGTGAAGGCCAGCGCCGGGGGCGGCGGCATGGGCATTGAGGAAGTCTACGACCTGGACGCCTTCCGCGCGGCCTATCGGCGCATCCGCAACTACGCCAAGCGCAACCTGTCGGATGAAGGCGTGCTCATCGAACAACGCATCTTCGACTTCAACCACCTGGAAGTGCAGGTGGCGGCCGAGCGCGGCGGCAAGAACGCCGTGCACTTCGGCACCCGCAACTGTTCGGTGCAGAGCCTGGGACGACAAAAACGCATCGAGGTGGCGCCCGGCTTCGACCCCTCTAGTCTCTCCTATGCCTTCGACGCCGCCGCCGTGCTCGCTTCCATCACGGAGCACTCGGTCAGAATGGCCAAGACCGTGGGGTACGACAACGTGGGCACCTGGGAATGGATCGTCACCCCCAGGGGCGACCCATTCCTCATGGAGGTCAACACCCGCATCCAGGTGGAAAACGGCGTGTCCGGAGTGGTTTCCCGGATCCACGGCCGTCCGGAAACGGTCAGCGGCGTGGACATCATCTCCGAACAGATACGCCTGGGCCTGGGCGATCCGCTGGGCTACGACCAGCAGGACGTGCGCCTGGAGGGCGTGGGCATCGAATACCGCATCATCGCCGAGGATCCTGCCGACCGCTTCACCCCGTGCCTTGGGCGCATCGAACGCTTCACGTGGACAGCGGCGCCCTGGCTCGCGGTGCATACCCAGGCGCCCACGGCCGCCACCGGCGAGCCCTACGACATCCCCATGGATTTCGACCCCAATCTGGCGCTGGCCATAGTGTGGGGGAAGGATCTGGCCCAGGCGCGCGCACGCGGAGAGGAGTTCCTTGCCGGGCTGGACCTCGCCGGGACGGACACGGCTGGCGCTCCTCTGCGCACCAACATCGAGTTCCTGCGCGCCCGCACGCAGACCATCCTCCACTTCTAGGCGCGGGGAGGCCCCGGCATGGACATAGACAGGCGCGCCCAGCAGCTCCAGGCCAGGCTCACCTACATCCAGGACATCTTCGGCCAGCGCGAAAACGCCTCGGTGTCGCTTCTGCGCTACAGGCTGGAGGAATTCCTTGCCGGTGCGCCGAACCATGGTATGCGCGAGCTCTCGCAGCAGGCGCAACGCCTGGAAGAACTCTTCTCCCTGCTGGAGGGCAAGCTTGAGGACGAATTGCGCCCCATGGACAGGGTGCGCATCGTGCGCCATCCGCAACGCGTCTGCCTCAAGGACATTCTGGAAAACGTGTACGACAACTACACCGAGATCGGCGGCCAGGACGAATGGAGCATCGATCCGGGCATGATCATTGCGCGGGCCACCATCGCCCGGCGCATGGGCAAAAAGACCGTGCACCAGCCGGTCATGGTCATCGGGCAGGAGAAGGGCCATGGCCAGGAATTCCGCAACGGCGGGTCCATCAAGCCCTGGGGCAACGCCAACGCCTTGTACTACATGCGCGTGGCCGAGGTGGAGAACATCCCCATCCACACCTACGTTTTCACTCCGGGGGCCTATCCCGTGGAGGACTACCCCGGCGCAGCCCAGCAGATCGCCAAGAACCTCTACGTCATGGCAGGGCTCAAGGTGCCTGTGGTGGCGGTGTTCAGCGAGGGCGGCAGCGGCGGGGCCGAGGCCATCGCCCTGGCCGACAGGCGGCTCATGCTCTCCCACGGCTACTACTCCGTCATCTCGCCAGAAGGGGCGGCCGCCATCGAAGGCGGACTCAAGGACAAGGCCAGCCCGGAACTCATCGAACGCTGCGCGGACCGCCTCAAAATCACCGCAGAGGACAACCTGCGCCTGGGCTTCATCGACAGGGTGATACAAGAGCCGCCGCTTGGCGCGCGGCCCGAACACTACGATTTTTTCCGGCAGCTCCGGCGGGAGGTCATCCGCGCCACAGATGAAGTGGTCCACTCCGCCCAAAGCCTTGGCCCCCTGCGTGCCCTGGCCATGCGCAGGCAGCAGCGCAGCGCCGATCCCCAGGACATCTTCGTGCGCTGGCAGCTGGGGCAAAGCGCCCGCAACGCTCTGGTGGACCTGAGACAAAAGCGCTTCCGCACCATGAGCCGCACGGACTTTGTGGACAACCGCACCTTGGGCACCCGCCTGGCCACGGCCCTGGCTCGCGTTCTGTGGAGCG
This genomic window contains:
- a CDS encoding BMP family ABC transporter substrate-binding protein, coding for MRVVLLLARLAVCVVLCAPALAQGQGANPGAPTKVAFALLGEVDDQGWTAAHAKAIEQLRREMGQEVEVSLAENVVDTAQAKAVFRRFARQGNQLIFGTTFQHMDAINAVAAEFPGVVFMHCSGVKTRPNLGVYMARIEQGEYLAGYLAGLMGYRNVGTVATQPIPEVVRGINAFTLGLSRGLREAGVKHDADRLNTVVWLKSWRNADGEARLARELVASGVELVRQMADTPDSARTACSLGTPAIGYGTDAASHGADCALTSTTFEWGPLYVDIVRRVRAGTWKSGDLFVGFESGAVGLAPFGKAVPEKIAAKVCAEKDRMARGKDMSFAGPVSDQAGRVRIAAGGRASDQELLTMRWFVRGVRGALPD
- a CDS encoding DEAD/DEAH box helicase; translation: MSIAEADKVREILTRFTRETIPDYIMENSTAIVEAGGVQKLDIQQREQFLDVDGQVQGDDFQIYTSELGLNLADGTINSYCNCPESFSGVCRHVGATALKMLKSLSGDKKKAELPRPRTDWRQTFRSFFSTELEPEPGKHYLVFRLYPEPGRLQVAFARARQNKSGISAVQQDITLEHIIKNPDWCELSPGLPKVAGMIAHYLDYQGHRVELPAGLHSWFFRAIKNEYYVYLRDTETPVRIETKTLQLKLSPQLSEDGLGFDIMLAREDRPPFSIRKEDELFLYGRMPLWVFWKGNFHPVQTGLDPELIQEMVEQAPIVPHADISEYLDRVWTRIPVSDLYGQEDFLERMGPIFQPAEFNPKLFLDEEGSLLVLKIQCIYETEHGEVTLPGPNPDLQTGSYRFADKSYLIRRAQDEEKVLFAELQHMGFQPRSNHTWFMEQEAAINFLLDFYPMLVEGYRVYGEQNLARYKVRLTKPVINAEVKSDEENKWFTLDLTVQYDDQKVPIEDIWKAWVQKKRYVQLKDGSYTSLPESWLRKLGHKLKALGFDPEKPPQKQFQQFEAPVLDNLLDDMPGAKTDSYFVKLREKISNFQQIRQIPPPRGLNATLRPYQVLGLSYLNFLREYGFGGILADEMGLGKTVQTLSFVLSLIERGASGPCLIVVPTSVLPNWEREAAKFVPSLRRLTIYGAKREDLFARIKDSDIIITTYALLRRDLEELSKYKYMAVILDEAQNIKNPNTITARSVRRLDADMRLCLSGTPIENNLFELWSLFEFLMPGFLGSQHAFQRGIVKPIKDADEETLNYLRSRVKPFILRRTKNEVAKDLPPKIETTHYCELADEQRDLYGALAAKLKEQVLKDVDEKGLAKSQMSILDALLKLRQICCHPRLLKLDIPGINTNLPSGKFDAFKDLVTDIVEGGHKVLVFSQFVQMLHIIRSWLQIREVPFAYLDGSSKDRFDQVDRFNDNPDIPIFLISLKAGGTGLNLTSADYVIHYDPWWNPAVENQATDRTHRIGQKRQVFAYKMICQNTVEEKILKLQEMKKDVAEAIIPGQSAFKTLTRDDLEMLFDV
- a CDS encoding DUF3783 domain-containing protein, coding for MSGQGFSKIGQSDKKRLYGPRALLVCGYAASEQDRLLDMLERFRLEDISVVFATGAEADTLVRQVLERPSGHGRGEDSPLPRAVVLSGITEKELSTIMAAWRHLGLPRQNWATLTPSSESWPLMDLLAELDAERIALNRPR
- a CDS encoding methyl-accepting chemotaxis protein, which gives rise to MKLGLRSKLLSPTIIAVIVSMALAGFFSAKTASDQLWNELENSSRLLAANLTSAAGSFAGNVRGAVLLQANSDRVRKALTDPTPEHIEDARKVLLDLRDYDESVQGVNVLDAKGEVVFGDDPKAKGNFADRGYFKKAIKGEANISEPVISRVTNKPVFMAAAPIKQGEKILGIIYARVDLAKFSENMVDPVKVGQSGYAYMVSDTGLVFSHPDKETILKVNISETDWGKQVMGKDSGTVSYNWEGVTRTSVFSRDKTTGWRAIISISSHDIEKATGSVRNSSLLFGVLGIALVCAAIVFILNKVLKDLDKSVGFAEAVAAGDLGQTLDMHRDDELGRLSDSLRKMVESLKGMISQAQDKTMEAERQTELARVATEEAQQAKAEAERAKREGMLHAAQQLEGIVEVVTSASTELSSQIEESSRGAENQAARVSETATAMEEMTATVLEVAKNAGEAAETAGSARTKAQSGAHIVSRVVTSMSDVQTQSNQLKDDMAKLGKQAEDIGRIMTVITDIADQTNLLALNAAIEAARAGDAGRGFAVVADEVRKLAEKTMQATKEVGEAIAVIQHSTRVNVENVDKSVRLIETTTGLAEESGAALAEIVSLVDAASDQVRSIATASEEQSSASEEINRSIEEVNIISSETSQAMGEAAKAVSELAEQSQMLQKLIAKLEQDGRG